The Streptomyces lienomycini sequence AGCGGTTCTTCCGCGACACCTCGTGGTCGGTGCGCGTCCCGCGCCGCCTCCAGGAGCTGCGCCTGGCCCTGACCAAGGCCAGCGACGAGCTGTCCCAGAAGCTGGACCGCTCCCCGACGGTCGGCGAACTCGCCACCGTGCTGGGCGTGTCCGAGGAGGACGTCGTCGACGGCCTCGCGGTCGGCAACGCCTACACCGCCTCCTCGCTGGACTCCCCGGCCCCGGAGGACGACGGCGGCGAGGGCTCGCTGGCGGACCGCCTGGGCTACGAGGACACGGCACTGGAGGGCGTGGAGTACCGCGAGTCCCTCAAGCCGCTGCTGGCCAAGCTGCCGCCCCGGGAGCGCCGGATCATCATGCTGCGCTTCTTCGCCAACATGACCCAGTCGCAGATCGGCGAGGAGGTCGGCATCTCGCAGATGCACGTCTCCCGGCTGCTGACCCGGACCCTGTCGCAGCTGCGCGAGGGCCTCATCTCCGACTGAGCCCGCGCTCCACGGCGGCGGCCACCGCGCCGCCCGTCACGACAGCCCGGCGACCGCCGCGGCACCTCGGGGGTGCCGCGGCGGTCGCCGTCGTGTGTCCCGCTGCCGTTCCTAGCCGAGCGCCAGCCAGGCCACGGCCGCGACGACGATCACTGCGGCCACGATGCCGACGATCAGGCCGACGCGCGGGCCGGAGGAGGCGGCGGGGGCCGCCTGCCGGGCCTGCGGGGCGTCGTCGACGAACGCGCGGAACATCTGGGTGCTGCCTGCGGGGTCGTTGGTGCCCTGGGGGCCCTGGTTGTTAGCCATGGGCCGAGACACTAGCGAATCCGCGGGTGCGGCCCAAGTGCGGGGCTCCTTCCGGCCCTTGCCCGGCACCACCACCCGCCACCTGCGCGTTTACTATCGCAATACTTGCCTTTGCCAACTTTTTATTCCGTGATGACCGTCTTTGTTTGCCTGTAGCAACCAACCGAACTTATGGTTGCCCTAAGCAACGAATCGGGAGGTGCGCATGGCCGAGAAGGCGCAGTACGAGGAGCTGATCCGCCAGTTCAGCGCCTTCGGTGCAGTGAAGAGGGAGATGGGGCGGCTACTGCCGTCCGACTGCCCCGGCGGCTCCGCCGCCGTGATGACACTGCTCGGCCGCCACGGGGACATGCGCATGAGCAAGCTCGCCGAGCTGCTCGCGGTGGACATGTCGGTGACCAGCCGGCACGTCGCCCACGTCGCCGAGCGGGGCTGGATCGAACGTTTCCCCGACCCCGCGGACAAGCGCTCGCGCATTCTGCGTCTGACGCCCGAGGGGCAGGAGCAGCTCGACGAGATCGCCGAGCGGTCCTCCCAGATGCTCGCCCACCGTCTGAGCGACTGGTCCGACGACGAGGTCGGTCAGCTCTCCCGGCTCATGGCCCGCCTCAGGGCCAGCTTCGACGACTGCCGGGCCCCCGCGGCCCGGCCTCCCGCACTGTCCGGGGACGAACAGTCCACCCGTACACCCGCGATCACCACGTAAGTAAAGGAAGTCCATGGCAACGACCACACCAGCCGGTGTGCGGGCTCATGCCAAGCACGGGGGAGGCTCCACCGGAGACGCTCCGATGACGCACCGGCAGATCATGGAGGCATTGTCCGGGCTGCTGCTCGGCATGTTCTGCGCGATCCTGTCCTCGACCATCGTCACCAACGCCCTGCCGGAGATCATCGGCGACCTCGGTGGCGGCCAGAGCGCCTACACCTGGGTCGTCACGGCCTCGCTGCTGACGATGACCGCCTCCACCCCCCTGTGGGGCAAGCTCGCCGACCTGTTCAGCAAGAAGGCCCTGGTCCAGATAGCCCTGGTCGTCTTCGTCATCGGCTCTGTCGTGGCCGGTCTGGCGCAGAACCCGGCCATGCTGATCACCGCGCGAGGCATCCAGGGCCTGGGCGCCGGCGGTCTGTCCGCCCTGGCCCAGATCATCATGGCCGCGATGATCGCCCCGCGTGAGCGCGGCCGCTACTCCGGCTACCTGGGCGCGACCTTCGCCGTCGCGACCGTCGGCGGACCGCTGCTCGGCGGCGTCATCACCGACACCAGCTGGCTCGGCTGGCGCTGGTGCCTCTACGTCGGCGTGCCGTTCGCGATCATCGCGCTGCTCGTGCTGCAGAAGACACTGAACCTGCCCGTGGTCAAGCGGAAGGTCAAGGTCGACTGGGCCGGCGCCTTCTTCGTCACCGCGGCCGTCTGCCTGCTGCTCGTCTGGGTCACCTTCGCCGACGACAAGTACTCCTGGATGTCGTGGCAGACCGGCGTCATGGTCGGCGGCTCGATCCTGCTGACGCTGATCTTCCTCTTCGTCGAGTCCAGGGCCAGCGAGCCGATCATCCCGCTGCGCCTGTTCAGGAACCGCACCATCACCCTGGCCTCGCTGGCCTCGCTGTTCGTCGGTATCGCGATGTTCGCGGGCACCGTCTACTTCAGCCAGTACTTCCAGCTGGCCCGGGACAAGTCCCCGACGATGTCCGGGCTCATGACGATCCCGATGATCGGCGGCCTGTTCATATCCTCGACGGCCTCCGGCATCATCATCACCAAGACCGGCAAGTGGAAGCGCTGGCTGCTGGCCGGCGGCGTGCTGCTCACCGCGGGCCTGGGCCTGCTGAGCACCATGCGCTACGACACCGCGTACTGGCACATCGCGATCTTCATGGCGCTGATGGGTCTCGGCGTCGGCATGATGATGCAGAACCTGGTGCTCTGCACGCAGAACCAGGTGGCCCCCGGCGACCTGGGTGCCGCGTCCTCCACGGTCACCTTCTTCCGCTCCCTCGGCGGCGCGGTGGGCGTCTCGGTGCTCGGCTCCATCATGTCGACCCGGATCAGCCACTACGCCACCGACAGCATCGGGCAGCTCAAGCCCGAGGACCAGATGGCGGCCGGCAAGGCCCTGGGCTCCGGGCAGATCCCCGACATGGACCTGCTCCCCGCGCCCATCCGCACCTGGCTGGAGAGCGCCTACGGGCACGGCATCGCCGACATCTTCCTGTACGTCGCGCCGATCGCCCTGCTCGGCTTCCTGGTGACCCTGTTCATCAAGGAGGTCCCGCTGCGCACCACCGGCGCCCTCGCCCAGGCCGCGGAGGCCGCGGCCGAGTCCGCCCCGCCGGTCGCGGGCACCCCCGCGGAGGCCACCCGCGTCGCCGACGCGCCGGTTCCGGCCGGTGCCATGGCCGCCGTGGCGGCACCCTCGGCGGCCCCGGTCGCCCCGGACGGTTCGGCCACCTCGGCGGCCGAACCCGCCGCCGGGCCCGCGACCACGCAGCGGCTGGCCGCCGTCGCCACGGCGACCGGCTCCGGCGAACCGCAGGCGCC is a genomic window containing:
- a CDS encoding MFS transporter, with product MATTTPAGVRAHAKHGGGSTGDAPMTHRQIMEALSGLLLGMFCAILSSTIVTNALPEIIGDLGGGQSAYTWVVTASLLTMTASTPLWGKLADLFSKKALVQIALVVFVIGSVVAGLAQNPAMLITARGIQGLGAGGLSALAQIIMAAMIAPRERGRYSGYLGATFAVATVGGPLLGGVITDTSWLGWRWCLYVGVPFAIIALLVLQKTLNLPVVKRKVKVDWAGAFFVTAAVCLLLVWVTFADDKYSWMSWQTGVMVGGSILLTLIFLFVESRASEPIIPLRLFRNRTITLASLASLFVGIAMFAGTVYFSQYFQLARDKSPTMSGLMTIPMIGGLFISSTASGIIITKTGKWKRWLLAGGVLLTAGLGLLSTMRYDTAYWHIAIFMALMGLGVGMMMQNLVLCTQNQVAPGDLGAASSTVTFFRSLGGAVGVSVLGSIMSTRISHYATDSIGQLKPEDQMAAGKALGSGQIPDMDLLPAPIRTWLESAYGHGIADIFLYVAPIALLGFLVTLFIKEVPLRTTGALAQAAEAAAESAPPVAGTPAEATRVADAPVPAGAMAAVAAPSAAPVAPDGSATSAAEPAAGPATTQRLAAVATATGSGEPQAPVSGGIAVRGSVRGAESAPVPQAAVTLISLAGRQLGRSVAQADGTYALDAPSAGSYVLIASADGFQPQASTIVVNDEPVAYDILLSGTSGLTGLVRAVEGGLPVKDAMVIVTDVRGDLLASATTGEQGEFSLTDLVPGTVTVAVNAVGYRPRALPLEVGGTGVTRVEVDLQAGAQVQGVVRAPHGPLADARVTLVDAAGNVVGTATTGADGAYAFTDLDAGEYTVIATGYPPVATALTVAGPGADGHDIELAHPGE
- a CDS encoding RNA polymerase sigma factor SigF — its product is MSAEQGSSKVLALAESETAPDTIEALGPVDGSDGVQAVEAVPNLDAVPAQTLPATEAIDTRTLSRSLFLRLAALDQDSPERVYVRDTLIELNLPLVRYAAARFRSRNEPMEDIVQVGTIGLIKAIDRFDCERGVEFPTFAMPTVVGEIKRFFRDTSWSVRVPRRLQELRLALTKASDELSQKLDRSPTVGELATVLGVSEEDVVDGLAVGNAYTASSLDSPAPEDDGGEGSLADRLGYEDTALEGVEYRESLKPLLAKLPPRERRIIMLRFFANMTQSQIGEEVGISQMHVSRLLTRTLSQLREGLISD
- a CDS encoding MarR family winged helix-turn-helix transcriptional regulator, with the protein product MAEKAQYEELIRQFSAFGAVKREMGRLLPSDCPGGSAAVMTLLGRHGDMRMSKLAELLAVDMSVTSRHVAHVAERGWIERFPDPADKRSRILRLTPEGQEQLDEIAERSSQMLAHRLSDWSDDEVGQLSRLMARLRASFDDCRAPAARPPALSGDEQSTRTPAITT